AGAAGACGGCACCCTCGGCCGTGCCCTGGACCTCGACGAAGCCACCGTCGCCGGTGATCACGATGTTCATGTCGGTCTCGGCGCGGACGTCCTCCTCGTAGGGCAGATCGAGGCGCGGCACGCCGTCGATGATGCCGACGCTGACGGCGGCGACGGAGCCGGTGAGCGGCTCGCCGGTCAGCGAGCCGGCCTCGCGCAGGCTCGCGACGGCATCGGCGAGGGCGACGTACGCACCGGTGATGGCGGCCGTGCGCGTGCCGCCGTCGGCCTGCAGCACGTCGCAGTCGAGCTGGATGGTGTTCTCGCCGAGGGCCTTGTAGTCGATGACGGCGCGCAGCGAGCGGCCGATCAGGCGGGAGATCTCGTGGGTGCGGCCGCCGATGCGGCCCTTGACCGACTCCCGGTCGGAGCGGGTGTTGGTCGACGCGGGGAGCATGGCGTACTCGGCGGTGACCCAGCCGAGGCCGGAGCCCTTGCGCCAGCGCGGCACGCCGGCCGATGCCGAGGCGGCGCACAGCACGCGGGTGCGGCCGAACTCGACGAGCACCGAGCCGGCGGCGTGGTCGAGCCAGTTGCGGGTGATCTTGATGTCGCGGAGCTGGTCGTCGGCACGGCCGTCGGCACGGGTTGAAGTCATGGTGGGGATCCTAGGTTGGGGCATGGACAGCCCCGAAATGTTGGACCGGGCCCGGTCGCCCCCGTGGGACGTCCGGACCCGGTACCTGCCCCCTCCCCCGAGGGGAGAGCAGTCTGTGGGGTGCTGACTACTTGAACTCGATGCGCAGCAGGCGTGCGATGCCGAGGACCAGCGGGATGACCAGCCAGATGGTGCCGGAGGTGGCGATCTGTGCCCACTGCTCACCCGTCGGGGTGTAGTCGCCCATGAAGAGGGGCTTCTGCGCGGTGTTGAACTCGATCCACGGTGCGAACTTCTCGAAGCCCGAGCTGAGCGAGCCCAGGATGCCGACCGCGATCGGCAGGATCAGGCTGTAGACGAAGTAGCCGACGATCGCCGCCGGGGTGTTCATGATCAGGGTGGCGATCGCGAAGCCGATCAGGACACCGATCGCGTTGGAGAGCACGAAGCCGTTGAAGAGAAGGTTGCCGTCGACGGTCCACTCGGGAGACGCGCCGGCGGCCGAGCCGACGAGCGTGCCGACGACCGCGATCAGCGCGGCCAGCACCATCACGGCGACCGCGAGCGCGAAGCCGGCCAGGAACTTGGCGACCACGACCCTCGACCGTCGGGGCTCGAGGGTGAACGTCACCAGGCCGTTGCGCTGGCTGGCCTCGCTGGTGACGAGCATGATGATGAGGATCGGCATGAAGTAGCCGAGCACGCCGCCGGCGACGCCCAGGAAGTCGCCGTAGTCCTTCGCGTCGTCGGGCGCTGCGAACGCGTAGATGACCTCGACCACCAGGACCAGGGCCAGGATCGACAGGGCGAACCATCGACCGGCACGGGTGTCGAGCGCCTTGCGGAGCTCCACCTTGGCCAGTCGGCTCATCGGGACCTGCGGGGTCGACGTGAGGTCGATCATCGAGGGGGCAGCGGTGGTGCTCATGCCTGGGCTCCTTCGGGGAGTACGTCGCGCTGGGTGTCGGAGGTGAGCTCGAGGAAGAGATCCTCGAGTCCGCCGTCAGCGGAGCGGAGGTCGGTCAGGACGATGGTGTTGTCGGCAGCCACGCGGCCGACGTCGACCGGAGCGGACTCGACGCGCAGGCCGGCGCCGGCGGGCGCGACGGAGTAGCCCTCGTGCTCGAGGGCCTTGGTGAGCAGGTCGTTGTCGAGCGACGAGACGTTGGTGGTGTCGTGCTTGGCACCGGCGAGCAGCGACGCCTTGTCGCCCTGGGCGACAATCTTGCCGCGGCCGATGAGGATCATCTCGTCGGCGATCAGCTCGACCTCGTTGAGCAGGTGGCTGGACAGCAGTACGGTGCCACCGCGGTCGGCGTACCCCTTGAGGAGCCCGCGCATCCACCGGATGCCGGCGGGGTCGAGACCGTTGGCGGGCTCGTCGAGGATCAGCACCGACGGGTCACCGAGCAGGGCGTGGGCGATGCCGAGGCGCTGCTTCATGCCGAGCGAGTAGTTGCGCAGTCGGCGCTTGGCCTCGGTCTTGTCGAGCGAGACCAGCTCGAGCATCTCGTCGACGCGGGAGGCGGGCAGGCCCATCGTCTCGGCGCCGATGCTCAGGATCTCGCGGCCGGTGCGACCGGCGTGCTGGGCCGAGGCGTCGAGGAGCACGCCCACGTGCCGGCCGGGGTTGGGAATGTCCTGGTAGAGGTGACCGCCAATGGTGACGCGGCCCGCGGACGGCGCGGTGAGGCCGACCATGATGCGCATCGTGGTGGTCTTGCCGGCGCCGTTGGGACCGAGGAAGCCGGTCACGCGGCCGGGCTGGCAGGCAAAGCTGACGTCATCGACCGCACGGAAGTTTCCGTACGACTTGGAGAGACCTTCAACGGTGATCATGACGAGGAGTCTGCCGAGATCCGGGCACCGGCACATCCGTCCCGGGGCTCGTCGTACCAGACCAAAGTAGGGGTCCGTCCGGTCCCCGGGACGGCTGTCACGCCGCCGATGTGCGCCTAGCCTTTGCAGGTGGAAGAGCCGAGACCGGAGCAGTACCAGCCGCCGCTGCGGTGGAACTCCCACGCGTGGCGGCTCGCGCTGTGTGTCGGCATCTCGCTGCTCGTCTGGGT
This is a stretch of genomic DNA from Nocardioides sp. InS609-2. It encodes these proteins:
- the rph gene encoding ribonuclease PH is translated as MTSTRADGRADDQLRDIKITRNWLDHAAGSVLVEFGRTRVLCAASASAGVPRWRKGSGLGWVTAEYAMLPASTNTRSDRESVKGRIGGRTHEISRLIGRSLRAVIDYKALGENTIQLDCDVLQADGGTRTAAITGAYVALADAVASLREAGSLTGEPLTGSVAAVSVGIIDGVPRLDLPYEEDVRAETDMNIVITGDGGFVEVQGTAEGAVFSRAELDALLALGEKGCADLTRMQREALAL
- a CDS encoding ABC transporter permease subunit, which encodes MSTTAAPSMIDLTSTPQVPMSRLAKVELRKALDTRAGRWFALSILALVLVVEVIYAFAAPDDAKDYGDFLGVAGGVLGYFMPILIIMLVTSEASQRNGLVTFTLEPRRSRVVVAKFLAGFALAVAVMVLAALIAVVGTLVGSAAGASPEWTVDGNLLFNGFVLSNAIGVLIGFAIATLIMNTPAAIVGYFVYSLILPIAVGILGSLSSGFEKFAPWIEFNTAQKPLFMGDYTPTGEQWAQIATSGTIWLVIPLVLGIARLLRIEFK
- a CDS encoding ATP-binding cassette domain-containing protein — its product is MITVEGLSKSYGNFRAVDDVSFACQPGRVTGFLGPNGAGKTTTMRIMVGLTAPSAGRVTIGGHLYQDIPNPGRHVGVLLDASAQHAGRTGREILSIGAETMGLPASRVDEMLELVSLDKTEAKRRLRNYSLGMKQRLGIAHALLGDPSVLILDEPANGLDPAGIRWMRGLLKGYADRGGTVLLSSHLLNEVELIADEMILIGRGKIVAQGDKASLLAGAKHDTTNVSSLDNDLLTKALEHEGYSVAPAGAGLRVESAPVDVGRVAADNTIVLTDLRSADGGLEDLFLELTSDTQRDVLPEGAQA